The sequence GTAAAAACCACTCTGCCTGTTGTCCGTTTCACAGTGAAAAATCACCTTCTTTTACCGTCAGTAGAGATAAGCAGTTCTACCACTGTTTCGGCTGTGGTGCTCATGGCAATGTTATCGACTTCGTCATGGAATATGACCGTCTCGACTTTATCGATGCTATAGAAGACCTAGCTGGGCAACTGGGCCTCGAAGTACCGAGAGAACAGGGAACGGGTCAGAGACGCGATGAAGGTTTAAGCCGCGATCTGTATCAGTTAATGGAAGAAGCTAGCCGACACTTTCAGAGCCAGCTTAGACAACATAAAGACAAACAAAAAGTTCTCGATTATCTGGATCATCGAGGCCTATCCGAGAAAGTGATAGAACACTTCAATATCGGATTTGCACCAGAAGGATGGGATGGTTTACTCAGCCGCTACCGCCAGAGTCAGGAGTCCCAGGATAAACTACTCACCGCGGGAATGGTGATTGAGAACGATAGTGGCAGACGTTACGACCGATTTCGCGACCGGTTAATGTTTCCCATTCGTGACAGACGAGGCCGAGTTATTGGCTTCGGCGGAAGAGTTTTAGGCGATGGTACCCCAAAGTACTTGAATTCTCCGGAAACGCCCATATTTCATAAGGGCAATGAGCTATACGGACTCTATGAGCTGAAACAGCGCCACCGAGATCCGCAGCGAGTACTCATAGTCGAAGGCTATATGGACGTAGTCGCACTGGCACAGTTTGACGTCGACTATGCAGTCGCCTCTCTTGGTACCGCAACCACGGCAGAGCAATTTCAGCTCCTGTTGCGAAGTGCCAAAGAAGTCATCTGTTGTTATGACGGTGACAGAGCCGGGGTAGAAGCCGCATGGCGCGCATTAGAAACAGCACTGCCACTGCTCAAACCCGGTAATCAAGTTAAATTTATGTTCCTACCACAAGGTGAAGATCCAGATACTATGGTTCGCCAGGTAGGAAAAGAAGTATTCGAAAGTCAGATTGATGATGCTACGGCACTGCCCGAGTTTCTTTTCGAGACGTTAGCCAAACGCCATGGCGCTGATAAAGGGACATTGGCCAAGCAAGCCATTAGTTTGATTGAGAAAGTACAAGACACAGTTCTACAGAGTTTACTGCTGGAAAACCTAGCCTTTAAACTTGGAATGAACGGTGCCGATGAGTTAAGAAGAAAGTTGGGATTCACCTCTAAAAATCAGAGCCAAACTCTTCAGACTAAAGCGTTAAAAGGACGAGGAACCCCACTGCGATTAGCCATCGCATTGCTAGTACAACATCCTATGTTAGGTGAAGGACTGCCGCTGCAGCCAGCACTAAAACACATCAAGATGGCCGGCGTAGATTTGCTGATCCACTTGCTAGACATTACTCGTGTACAAGTTAAAAACAGCGCACAACTACTTGAACAGTACAGGGATGCTCCACAACTGGGCACCCTAAAAAAACTGACCCGATGGGACCATCAAGTGGCGGATGAAAACTTGCAACAAGAGTTTAGAAAGACCCTGGTTTGGCTCAATAATCAATATATTGAGCAGCGATATCAGGAATTGAGTCTAAAACAGAACCATACTAAAGAAGAAAGGATCCAGCTAAGCAAGCTGATCGCAGTCATACAAGGGCAAAATTAAGACAGTTTTTGTCTTGAAAATAGGCACTTGGACTAGCACACGGAAGCGCACAAGGCTATAATTGACGATTTGCGTGGCGATAAATTATTGCCCGTCGTTTTAAACGTTACCCAACTTGGATGATATCTATGGAGCACACTCCTCAGTCGCAACTTAAACTGTTGCTAGCTAAAGGTAAAGAGCAAGGCTACTTAACCTATGCAGAAGTGAATGATCACTTGCCTGCTGATATGGTCGATGCAGACCAGATCGAAGATATTGTCCAGATGATTAATGACATGGGTATTCGCGTCTATGAACAGGCGCCGGATGCTGATGAAATCATGATGTCTGAAGACAGCACTGATGATGATGCTGCAGAAGAAGCTGCCGCTGCACTTGCAACGGTAGAGGCCGAGCTTGGTCGTACAACAGATCCTGTCCGCATGTATATGCGTGAAATGGGTACTGTGGAACTTCTTACCCGTGAAGGCGAGATCGTTATCGCTAAGCGTATCGAAGAAGGAATCAATACGGTTCAAGCATCGGTCGCCGAATACCCTCAAGCGATCTCCATGATCCTTGATCAGTTCGATCGCTATGAAGCCGAAGAAGTTCGTCTATCCGATATCATCTCAGGTTTTATTGACCCTAATGCCGACGATGTAGCTCCTACAGCCACTCACGTTGGTTCAGACCTGTCTCAAAAAGATCTCGACTCAGACGATGACGAAGAAGATGACGATGATGAAGAAGAGGAAGGTCCAAAAGGGCCGGATCCTGAAGAATCTAAAGAGCGTTTCACTCAGCTAAGAGAAGTTCATGAGAATACGCTGAGAATCATCGCAGAAAAAGGTCGTGGTCATCCTGAAGCAACCGTTGCCCTATTTGAGATTGGTGAGCTATTTAAAGAGTTCCGTCTCATGCCTAAGCAGTTCGATCGCTTAGTTAAGAGCATGCGCGCCACCATGGATAAGGTTCGTATTCAAGAACGTTTGATCATGAAGCTCTGTGTTGAGCAGGCTAAAATGCCTAAGAAAAATTTCGTTAAGGGTTATACCGCAGACGAAAGTAGCATAGCCTGGTTTGACGCCGAACTCGCCTCTAAGAAGCCTTATGTTGAAGGTTTACAGATGGTCGAAAATGACGTGCGTCGTTGTCGCGCCAAGCTCGATATTATTGAGAAAGAAACCGGACTCGCGATTGCTGCTATCAAAGATATCAACCGTCGTATGTCGATCGGTGAAGCTAAGGCTCGCCGCGCTAAGAAAGAGATGGTAGAAGCTAACTTACGTCTAGTTATCTCTATTGCGAAAAAATACACCAACCGTGGTCTGCAGTTCCTGGATCTTATTCAGGAAGGTAACATTGGCCTGATGAAGGCGGTTGATAAGTTTGAATATCGTCGTGGTTATAAGTTCTCAACCTACGCAACTTGGTGGATCCGTCAGGCGATCACTCGCTCAATTGCCGATCAGGCAAGAACGATCCGTATCCCAGTTCATATGATTGAAACTATCAACAAGTTGAACCGTATTTCTCGCCAGATGCTACAGGAAATGGGCCGCGAGCCGTCTCCAGAAGAGCTGGCTGAGCGTATGTTGATGCCTGAAGATAAGATCCGTAAGGTATTAAAGATCGCCAAAGAGCCTATCTCAATGGAAACACCTATCGGTGATGACGAAGATTCGCACTTAGGTGATTTCATCGAGGATACCACTCTCGAGCTACCTTTGGACTCGGCCACTGGCGAAAGCCTACGGAACGCAACTCACGAAGTATTAGCAGGTCTAACGGCCCGTGAAGCTAAGGTGTTGCGTATGCGTTTCGGTATCGACATGAACACTGACCATACCCTCGAAGAGGTTGGTAAGCAGTTCGACGTAACCCGTGAGCGTATTCGTCAGATTGAAGCTAAGGCGCTGCGTAAGCTACGTCACCCTTCTCGCTCTGAGATCCTCAAGTCATTCCTTGACGAGTAAGTCTACACGCTAAGTAATTAGCTAGTTAAGACTCGAAAGCCCTGCCATTTTGGCGGGGCTTTTTGTTTTCCGCCCTCTTGCCATTCTCTTTCTTAATCGAGCACCTAAAGTTAATATCGAGTAGTATTATTAGAAGTTAAGCTGGCAACTTCCCAAGAATGAACGAGTGAGCCATTCTGTTCTCCTTAATTTTGCCACTTTCACCTATTTAGCTGCTCATAAAAATGCCACAAACAGCTTTATCCCCCAAGGATTGATTAACAGATAAGCAGTTGAATTCAAAGTTAGCATTTCTCTTCAAAACACGGGTGACAATCGCATTTAAACCTCGTATACTTCTCGTCGCTTTAGGTAGTGACGACTTCCTTTAGTAGGCCCCTTAGCTCAGTTGGTTAGAGCATACGACTCATAATCGTCAGGTCCCCCGTTCGAGTCGGGGAGGGGCCACCATATTTTGATAAGCCGCTTGAAGAAATTCAAGCGGCTTTTTCATATCTGGAGTTCTGTGTAAAAATGATTAGCACTTTACTGAATTAATTTTCCCAAAACTTGCTAGCCTTCGAATGAAGACTGATTACATTTATTGTTGATGGGCCTAGGTTATATTGGTATTTCTAGATTATTGAGAGTCTAACCTTCGTAGCTATCTATCGCTTGCTCAGCGGGATATGCTCGTTCTTTATTTTGAGAAGGTTCTTCGATCGAGGCGCTGGCTCTTGATTTCATGAGCCCCCCTGTACGCTCTGCGATTTCCAATAACTTCCATGTTTAACTGCCAGTTCGGCATCCCTTCCTCTCGTTCGAAGAGTATCACTTCGCGATACCTCACCCTGAAATCGAAGCTCGCAGTCACAGGTACAAAAAAGCCTGCATCGCTGCAGGCTTTTCTCAAAGTTAACTCTCTTTGCTCTTTTCTATTTATCTATGACAAGCTTTCTATGGCAGAGCTAGATCCCTAACTTGTCCCTCATGGTGTAGTACCAGGCCCCGACGGCGCTAAAGGGGACTTGGAGTATATGTCCCCCGGGAAATGGGTAATGGGGCAAGCTGGCGAACGCATCGAAGCGGGTCGCCTGTCCGTGGATCACATCTGCAAGTATCTTGCCTGCCAGATGAGTGTAGGTCACCCCATGACCGCTACAGCCTTGCGAGTAATAGATGTTATCGCCGATACGGCCAACCTGAGGAAGACGAGACAGGGTCAGCAGAAAGTTTCCTGTCCAGGTATATTCAATTTTTACATCTTTAAGTTGCGGGAAGGTCTCCAACATCTTAGGACGTATGATAGCTTCGATATCGGCGGGATCCCGTGCTCCGTAGACCACGCCGCCACCATAAATGAGTCGCTTATCGCCGGATAACCTGAAGTAATCCAGCAAATAGTTACAGTCTTCCACGCAATAATCTTGTGGTAATAGGCTAGCGGCCAACTCGTCATTCAATGGCTCAGTGGTGATGACCTGAGTACCACAGGGCATGGACTTGGCCTGTAATTCTGGGATGAGTCCATTGAGATAGGCATTACCCGCAACGATGACAAACTTGGCTTTGACCGAACCTTGTGCCGTATGGATAGTCGGATTATCGCCCTGCTCAACCTTAACAACTGCCGAGTTTTCATAGATCTTTCCACCTTGAGCCTCTACCGCCTGAGCCTCACCTAAGGCTAGATTTAGCGGATGGATATGACCGCCACTCTTATCTAACAAACCACCAATATAACGCTCGGAACCCACCACAGAACCTATGCCTTGCTCATCTAATAGCTCTAGATGTCCAAGATGGCCATGCTTCTCCCAGAGTGCTTTTTGATGCTCTAAATGCCCCATCTGCTTTTTGTTAATAGCAGCAAATACGCCACCGTCTTTAAGGTCACACTGTATCTCGTGCTTGGCAATCAACTCCTTGATGATCCGCCCACCTTCGAAAGCCATTTCACCAAATAACTGGCCAGTCTCTTTACCCACAGTGTGTTCTATGGAGTCTATATCCCGGCTGAAGCTGTTGACTATCTGGCCGCCGTTACGACCGGAAGCCCCCCAGCCCACTCGAGCCGCTTCCAGTACTGTGACGCTATAACCTAGCTCTAGTAAATGTAACGCCGACGATAGACCGGTATAACCGGCACCTATAATGCAAACATCGGTTTCTATATTGTCGTTAAGTTGAGTACGTTCGACCTTATCATTGGCCGACGCCGCATAATAAGATTCTGTGTGAGGTACGCTGGGCATATCATTCCCCTAATTAAATTCGTAAAAGCGGCCTACTCCTCCTAGATCAAAATAAGCAGAGTAAGCCGTAATAAGTCAGATAGCTACATAGCTGGTGGCAGGTTCTTGCGCTCGCTTCTGCGGGCCAGATACCAACATATAAATGCAATCAAAGACACCGTCAGAATGATCAGGGTCGCTAAGGCATTGATCTTAGGAGAAACCCCCATACGCACCGATGAGAACACCACCATGGGCAGAGTTGTCGCGCCAGGTCCCGATGTGAAGCTGGCTATCACTAAGTCATCTAAAGACAAACTGAATGATAGTAACCAACCCGCCGCCAATGAAGGCGAAATCATGGGCACAGTGATATGGAAGAAGGTCTTCAAAGGTGTCGCGCCTAGATCCTGAGCCGCCTCCTCGATAGAGAGATCTAATTCACGCAGACGAGCCGAGACCACCACTGCCACATAGGATGCACAGAAGGTCGAGTGAGCAATCCACACAGTCAACATCCCCCGCTCCTTGGGCCAGCCCAAGAAATCTGCCATATGGATAAACAGCAACAACAAAGACAGACCCGTGATCACTTCCGGCATAACTAAAGGAGCGGTGATCATGTTAGATAGAGTCAGCTTGCCCCAAGATCGTTTGAAGCGTGTCATCACAAACGCCGCCATGGTGCCTAAGACAACAGCCATGGTTGAGGCGAAGAAGGCCACCTTCAAGCTAGTCCATACCGCATCTAAGATCTGCTGATCGCGAAACAGCTCACCGTACCACTTAGGCGAGAATCCCCCCCAAACAGTCACTAGCTTAGACTCATTGAAGGAGTATATGACTAAGATCAGCATGGGTGCATAGAGGAAAAACATCCCCGCCCACAGCATGATAGTAGAGAAGCTCATCTTACTTAACCTGCTCATAGATCACTCTCCATACTCTTGGCCTGATAGCGATGGAACAAGGTGATAGGTATGATTAACAGACCCAACATGATGATCGCCAGCGCCGATGCCACGGGCCAATCCCGGTTATTGAAGAACTCCTGCCACAACACCTTACCTATCATCAAGGAATCTGGACCACCTAAGAGTTCGGGGATAACGAACTCACCGACTACGGGAATAAACACCAGCATTGAGCCCGCAATAACCCCACCCTTAGACAGAGGCAAAGTGACTTTCCAGAAAGTATTCAGGCTACGGGAGCCAAGATCCGATGCGGCCTCTAGCAAGCTGCC is a genomic window of Shewanella psychrophila containing:
- the dnaG gene encoding DNA primase, with the translated sequence MAIPRDFINELVARIDIVDLIDAKVPLKKAGKNHSACCPFHSEKSPSFTVSRDKQFYHCFGCGAHGNVIDFVMEYDRLDFIDAIEDLAGQLGLEVPREQGTGQRRDEGLSRDLYQLMEEASRHFQSQLRQHKDKQKVLDYLDHRGLSEKVIEHFNIGFAPEGWDGLLSRYRQSQESQDKLLTAGMVIENDSGRRYDRFRDRLMFPIRDRRGRVIGFGGRVLGDGTPKYLNSPETPIFHKGNELYGLYELKQRHRDPQRVLIVEGYMDVVALAQFDVDYAVASLGTATTAEQFQLLLRSAKEVICCYDGDRAGVEAAWRALETALPLLKPGNQVKFMFLPQGEDPDTMVRQVGKEVFESQIDDATALPEFLFETLAKRHGADKGTLAKQAISLIEKVQDTVLQSLLLENLAFKLGMNGADELRRKLGFTSKNQSQTLQTKALKGRGTPLRLAIALLVQHPMLGEGLPLQPALKHIKMAGVDLLIHLLDITRVQVKNSAQLLEQYRDAPQLGTLKKLTRWDHQVADENLQQEFRKTLVWLNNQYIEQRYQELSLKQNHTKEERIQLSKLIAVIQGQN
- the rpoD gene encoding RNA polymerase sigma factor RpoD, which encodes MEHTPQSQLKLLLAKGKEQGYLTYAEVNDHLPADMVDADQIEDIVQMINDMGIRVYEQAPDADEIMMSEDSTDDDAAEEAAAALATVEAELGRTTDPVRMYMREMGTVELLTREGEIVIAKRIEEGINTVQASVAEYPQAISMILDQFDRYEAEEVRLSDIISGFIDPNADDVAPTATHVGSDLSQKDLDSDDDEEDDDDEEEEGPKGPDPEESKERFTQLREVHENTLRIIAEKGRGHPEATVALFEIGELFKEFRLMPKQFDRLVKSMRATMDKVRIQERLIMKLCVEQAKMPKKNFVKGYTADESSIAWFDAELASKKPYVEGLQMVENDVRRCRAKLDIIEKETGLAIAAIKDINRRMSIGEAKARRAKKEMVEANLRLVISIAKKYTNRGLQFLDLIQEGNIGLMKAVDKFEYRRGYKFSTYATWWIRQAITRSIADQARTIRIPVHMIETINKLNRISRQMLQEMGREPSPEELAERMLMPEDKIRKVLKIAKEPISMETPIGDDEDSHLGDFIEDTTLELPLDSATGESLRNATHEVLAGLTAREAKVLRMRFGIDMNTDHTLEEVGKQFDVTRERIRQIEAKALRKLRHPSRSEILKSFLDE
- a CDS encoding NAD(P)/FAD-dependent oxidoreductase is translated as MPSVPHTESYYAASANDKVERTQLNDNIETDVCIIGAGYTGLSSALHLLELGYSVTVLEAARVGWGASGRNGGQIVNSFSRDIDSIEHTVGKETGQLFGEMAFEGGRIIKELIAKHEIQCDLKDGGVFAAINKKQMGHLEHQKALWEKHGHLGHLELLDEQGIGSVVGSERYIGGLLDKSGGHIHPLNLALGEAQAVEAQGGKIYENSAVVKVEQGDNPTIHTAQGSVKAKFVIVAGNAYLNGLIPELQAKSMPCGTQVITTEPLNDELAASLLPQDYCVEDCNYLLDYFRLSGDKRLIYGGGVVYGARDPADIEAIIRPKMLETFPQLKDVKIEYTWTGNFLLTLSRLPQVGRIGDNIYYSQGCSGHGVTYTHLAGKILADVIHGQATRFDAFASLPHYPFPGGHILQVPFSAVGAWYYTMRDKLGI
- a CDS encoding ABC transporter permease subunit; this translates as MSRLSKMSFSTIMLWAGMFFLYAPMLILVIYSFNESKLVTVWGGFSPKWYGELFRDQQILDAVWTSLKVAFFASTMAVVLGTMAAFVMTRFKRSWGKLTLSNMITAPLVMPEVITGLSLLLLFIHMADFLGWPKERGMLTVWIAHSTFCASYVAVVVSARLRELDLSIEEAAQDLGATPLKTFFHITVPMISPSLAAGWLLSFSLSLDDLVIASFTSGPGATTLPMVVFSSVRMGVSPKINALATLIILTVSLIAFICWYLARRSERKNLPPAM